A genomic region of Camelina sativa cultivar DH55 unplaced genomic scaffold, Cs unpScaffold00485, whole genome shotgun sequence contains the following coding sequences:
- the LOC104773188 gene encoding beta-hexosaminidase 3 has product MRGRGAKIAGVLPLFTLFMAGAISAFEDIERLRIWPLPAEVSHGGRRMYLSGDFKLVTERSKYEDTSGILKEGFDRMLGVVRLSHVVSGGRNSSRSGGSALLQGLHVIISSSTDELEYGADESYKLVVPSPEKPSYAHLEAKSVYGALHGLQTFSQLCHFNLKKKIIEILMTPWNITDQPRFSYRGLLIDTSRHYLPLPVIKNVIESMTYAKLNVLHWHIVDTQSFPLEIPSYPKLWNGAYSSSQRYTFDDAAEIVNYAQRRGIHVLAEIDVPGHALSWGKGYPSLWPSKNCQEPLDVSSNFTFKVIDGILSDFSKIFKFKFVHLGGDEVNTTCWSATPRIAQWLKKHRMSEEEAYQYFVLRAQKIALSHGYEIINWEETFNNFGSKLNPKTVVHNWLGTGVVERVTASGLRCIVSNQDKWYLDHIDAPWQGFYDNEPLQDIKDKKQQSLVLGGEVCMWGEHIDASDIEQTIWPRAAAAAERLWTPYAKLATNPDKVTTRLAHFRCLLNQRGVAAAPLVGGGRVVPLEPGSCLAQ; this is encoded by the exons ATGAGAGGTAGAGGAGCAAAGATCGCCGGCGTTTTGCCGTTGTTTACGCTATTCATGGCCGGAGCAATCTCCGCCTTTGAAGACATTGAGAGGCTCAGGATTTGGCCGTTGCCGGCGGAAGTTAGCCACGGTGGACGGCGAATGTATCTAAGTGGAGATTTCAAGCTTGTTACGGAACGAAGCAAATATGAAGACACTTCAGGGATCTTGAAAGAAGGATTTGATAGAATGCTCGGTGTTGTGAGACTGAGCCACGTCGTCTCCGGTGGCCGGAACTCTTCACGCTCCGGTGGATCTGCTTTGCTTCAGGGACTCCACGTCAttatctcctcctccaccgaTGAG TTGGAATATGGAGCAGACGAGTCGTACAAATTAGTGGTTCCATCCCCAGAGAAGCCGTCGTATGCACACCTCGAG GCAAAGAGCGTTTATGGTGCATTACACGGTCTACAG ACATTTAGCCAGTTATGCCATTttaatttgaagaaaaagataataGAGATTCTAATGACTCCATGGAATATTACTGACCAGCCTAGATTCTCTTACCGTGGCCTTTTAATTG ATACATCCCGACATTATTTGCCACTTCCGGTTATAAAGAACGTGATTGAATCCATGACATACGCCAAACTT AATGTGTTACATTGGCATATTGTGGATACACAGTCATTTCCATTAGAGATTCCTTCTTACCCCAAGCTATGGAACGGTGCTTACTCTTCCTCGCAGCGATACACCTTCGATGACGCCGCTGAAATCGTCAA TTATGCTCAGCGAAGAGGGATCCATGTCTTGGCTGAGATTGACGTTCCAGGACACGCTCTCTCATG gGGAAAAGGCTATCCTTCCTTGTGGCCCTCCAAGAATTGTCAAGAACCACTTGACGTGAGCAGTAACTTTACATTTAAGGTCATTGATGGCATTCTTTCTG atttcagCAAGATCTTTAAGTTTAAATTTGTCCATTTGGGTGGTGACGAAGTAAATACAA CTTGTTGGTCAGCAACACCGCGAATAGCCCAATG GCTTAAAAAGCATCGGATGAGTGAAGAAGAAGCCTATCAATATTTCGTGCTACGGGCACAAAAGATCGCTTTGTCTCATGGATATGAAATTATTAACtg GGAAGAAACCTTCAACAATTTTGGAAGCAAATTAAACCCGAAAACTGTGGTTCACAACTG GCTTGGTACCGGAGTTGTTGAGAGAGTGACGGCTTCCGGTTTAAGGTGTATAGTGAGTAACCAAGACAAATGGTATTTGGATCATATAGACGCACCTTGGCAAGGCTTTTACGATAACGAGCCACTTCAAGACATAAAGGATAAAAAGCAACAAAGTCTAGTACTTGGTGGCGAAGTTTGCATGTGGGGTGAACATATTGATGCTTCTGACATTGAACAAACCATTTGGCCTCGCGCTGCCGCAGCTGCAG AGCGGTTATGGACACCTTATGCAAAGTTGGCTACAAATCCAGACAAGGTAACAACGAGGTTGGCTCACTTCAGATGCTTATTAAATCAAAGAGGCGTTGCAGCCGCACCTTTGGTTGGTGGCGGAAGAGTCGTGCCTTTGGAACCAGGTTCTTGTCTCGCTCAGTGA
- the LOC104773189 gene encoding endoglucanase 7, with the protein MHPGNVWGGSLDAVDSDRAAADEEERTRNMTDWDKGSIHSQRHELDETQQGWLLAPQDSWRKKKKKYVNLGCVSVSRTVCMWTVGAIAVLFIVVALPIIIVKSLPRHKSIPPPPDNYTLALHKAIKFFDAQKSGKLPKKDKVSWRGDSGLKDGLPDVVGGLVGGYYDGGSNGKFHFPMAFSMTMLSWSLIEYSHKYKAIDEYDHMRDVLKWGTDYLLLTFNNSATRLDKIYTQVGGGLRDSESPDDIYCWQRPEDMSYDRPVLSSTSAADLGAEVAAALSAASIVFTDKPDYAKKLKRGAETLYPFFRSKSRRKRYSDGQPTAQAFYNSTSMFDEFMWAGAWLYYATGNKTYIQYATTPSVPQTAKAFANRPELMVPSWNNKLPGAMLLMTRYRLFLNPGFPYENMLNRYHNATGVTMCAYLKQYNVFNRTSGGLVQLNMGKPRPLEYVAHASFLASLFADYLNSTGVPGWYCGPTFVENHVLKDFAHSQIDYILGDNPLKMSYVVGFGKKYPRRVHHRGATIPNDKKRRSCREGLKYRDTKNPNPNNITGAMVGGPNKFDQFHDLRNNYNASEPTLSGNAGLVAALISLTSSGGDRIDKNTMFNSVPPLYPPAPPPPKAWKP; encoded by the exons ATGCATCCGGGTAATGTATGGGGCGGATCGCTGGACGCAGTAGACAGCGACCGTGCCGCGGCAGACGAGGAAGAGCGGACGAGGAACATGACGGACTGGGACAAAGGATCTATCCACTCACAGAGGCATGAATTAGACGAGACGCAACAAGGCTGGTTACTTGCACCACAAGATagttggaggaagaagaagaagaaatatgtaAACCTAGGTTGTGTTTCCGTGAGCCGCACGGTTTGTATGTGGACCGTTGGAGCTATTGCTGTCTTGTTCATCGTCGTTGCTCTCCCGATCATCATCGTCAAGTCGTTGCCTCGTCATAAGTCTATCCCTCCTCCTCCTGATAATTACACGCTTGCCCTTCACAAGGCGATTAAGTTTTTCGATGCCCAGAAAT CGGGTAAACTGCCGAAGAAAGATAAGGTTTCGTGGAGGGGAGATTCGGGGTTGAAGGATGGGTTGCCGGACGTGGTCGGAGGATTGGTCGGAGGGTACTACGACGGGGGAAGCAACGGCAAGTTTCATTTTCCGATGGCATTCTCAATGACAATGCTAAGTTGGAGTCTCATTGAGTATAGCCACAAATACAAAGCCATCGATGAGTATGATCACATGAGAGATGTTCTCAAATGGGGCACTGATTATCTTCTTCTCACTTTCAACAATTCTGCTACTCGCCTTGATAAAATCTACACTCag GTTGGTGGAGGACTAAGAGACTCAGAATCTCCAGATGATATTTACTGTTGGCAAAGACCAGAAGACATGTCCTACGACCGTCCTGTGCTCTCCTCCACTTCCGCTGCCGACCTTGGCGCTGAAGTTGCTGCGGCCTTATCCGCTGCCTCTATCGTATTCACAGATAAACCGGACTACGCCAAAAAGCTCAAAAGAGGCGCAGAAACACTGTATCCCTTCTTTAGAAGCAAGTCTAGACGTAAGCGCTACTCTGATGGACAGCCAACCGCTCAAGCCTTCTACAACTCAACCAGTATGTTCGACGAGTTCATGTGGGCTGGTGCGTGGCTTTACTACGCCACTGGAAACAAGACTTACATACAATACGCCACCACACCGAGTGTACCTCAAACGGCAAAAGCTTTTGCTAATCGACCGGAGTTGATGGTACCGAGCTGGAATAACAAATTACCTGGAGCGATGTTGTTGATGACTCGGTATAGATTGTTCTTGAACCCTGGTTTTCCTTACGAGAACATGCTCAATAGGTACCATAATGCTACGGGTGTTACTATGTGCGCTTATCTCAAGCAGTACAATGTTTTTAACCGGACTTCAG GAGGGCTTGTACAACTCAACATGGGGAAACCAAGACCACTTGAATATGTGGCTCATGCTTCCTTCTTAGCTTCCTTGTTTGCGGATTATCTTAACTCAACTGGAGTTCCTGGATGGTACTGTGGCCCTACGTTTGTAGAGAATCATGTTCTCAAGGATTTTGCTCACTCTCAG ATTGATTACATTCTTGGAGACAACCCTTTGAAAATGAGCTATGTGGTTGGGTTCGGCAAGAAGTATCCAAGACGCGTTCACCACCGAGGAGCTACGATCCCAAAcgacaagaagagaagaagctgtAGGGAAGGATTGAAGTATAGAGACACGAAGAATCCAAACCCAAATAACATCACAGGAGCTATGGTCGGTGGACCAAACAAATTCGATCAGTTCCATGACTTGCGAAACAATTATAACGCGAGCGAGCCTACTCTCTCCGGAAACGCAGGCCTCGTGGCTGCTCTCATTTCTTTAACTAGCAGTGGGGGAGACAGAATCGATAAGAACACGATGTTCAATAGTGTTCCTCCTCTCTACCCTCCTGCCCCACCACCTCCCAAAGCCTGGAAGCCTTGA